From Methanococcus maripaludis, the proteins below share one genomic window:
- a CDS encoding S16 family serine protease, whose amino-acid sequence MKKLIIIFTILMSIVPTFAFDLENNTAFENCVSITAPAVSVTDEGYVGAAVDIDVKVSNGEGHAYMDTLPLTDIDMQGSARIASKVAFDICGIDQDSHDVYYIIRSDVPTVGGPSAGAVLTVATIAAINNWTLNKNVMMTGMIGPDGTIGPVGGIIEKINVGAEQNVDYFLIPYGQQYQIDENNNSVDCIEYGQNLGIKVVEVSNIYDVVYYFTNHDISTDYEKNPIIDGKYNEIMEKLSEVTLENAKKSLEETEKLDLSELNSSKKEEFEEELKTASNLVYLGNELHSNEKYYTATSRSFNSLIIFETLQSKYNYKDNESIKNYLLDVNESISEKKDELSNVTLTKHNIEYVFSAKSRVYEASELMDEAFYQYDEGNLSSAIEYAAYAKLRAETGIWWLELSPEEQNPEKIDEKDLKYLAREYLDNSEIVVVYTSTVLSEELAAYPMSQIDDSIDLYNKKEYLLSMSKSIDAYVYSTMFLEYTTDVDYLSNLAQKKINKAENCMLNTENNSEYIPVSALSYFEYAENLDDKYSKILYFKYSIAYAQMNMDVLKEFDSSAFNYKEESVFCEISKNSDNTNTFGFDYKNCFINITYLITGLVSGFLICMWYRKNN is encoded by the coding sequence ATGAAAAAACTTATTATAATTTTCACAATTTTAATGTCGATAGTTCCGACATTTGCATTTGATTTAGAAAATAATACTGCATTTGAAAACTGCGTTAGCATTACAGCCCCTGCAGTTTCAGTAACTGATGAAGGATACGTTGGGGCAGCTGTTGATATCGATGTAAAGGTTTCAAATGGTGAAGGTCATGCATATATGGACACCCTACCGCTTACAGATATTGATATGCAAGGATCAGCTCGTATTGCCTCAAAAGTAGCTTTTGATATCTGCGGGATAGATCAAGACAGTCACGATGTTTATTATATTATAAGATCAGACGTTCCAACAGTTGGTGGCCCTTCTGCGGGTGCAGTTTTAACCGTTGCAACGATTGCCGCAATAAATAATTGGACATTGAATAAAAACGTCATGATGACTGGAATGATAGGCCCAGATGGAACAATTGGTCCTGTTGGCGGAATAATTGAGAAAATTAATGTAGGGGCCGAACAAAACGTTGATTATTTCCTAATACCTTACGGACAGCAGTATCAAATCGATGAAAACAATAATTCGGTTGATTGTATCGAATACGGCCAAAATCTTGGAATTAAAGTTGTTGAAGTAAGTAACATCTATGATGTGGTGTACTACTTTACAAATCACGATATCAGCACGGATTACGAAAAAAATCCAATTATAGATGGCAAATATAATGAAATTATGGAAAAATTATCCGAAGTTACACTTGAAAATGCCAAAAAAAGTCTTGAAGAAACTGAAAAATTAGATTTATCAGAACTAAATTCTTCAAAAAAGGAAGAATTTGAAGAAGAATTAAAAACTGCATCAAATTTAGTGTACCTTGGAAATGAACTGCATTCAAATGAGAAATATTATACTGCAACCTCCAGAAGTTTCAATTCTTTAATCATATTTGAAACATTGCAGTCAAAATACAATTACAAAGACAATGAATCCATTAAAAATTATCTTTTAGACGTAAATGAAAGTATTTCTGAAAAAAAGGACGAACTTTCAAATGTAACGCTAACAAAACACAACATTGAATACGTCTTTTCAGCAAAAAGCAGGGTATATGAAGCTTCGGAATTAATGGATGAAGCATTTTACCAGTACGATGAAGGAAATTTAAGTTCTGCGATTGAATATGCCGCTTATGCAAAATTAAGAGCTGAAACCGGAATTTGGTGGCTTGAATTATCGCCTGAAGAACAAAATCCTGAAAAGATTGATGAAAAAGATTTAAAATACCTTGCAAGGGAATATCTTGACAATTCAGAAATCGTTGTAGTCTACACTTCAACAGTTCTTTCAGAAGAACTAGCTGCCTACCCTATGTCCCAGATTGACGATTCAATTGATCTATACAATAAAAAAGAATACCTGCTTTCAATGTCAAAAAGTATCGATGCATATGTTTATTCTACAATGTTTTTAGAATATACTACGGATGTTGATTACCTATCAAATTTAGCCCAAAAAAAGATAAATAAGGCCGAAAACTGCATGTTAAACACGGAAAATAATTCAGAATATATCCCTGTTTCTGCACTCAGCTACTTTGAATACGCGGAAAACTTAGACGATAAATATTCAAAAATTCTCTACTTTAAGTATTCGATAGCTTATGCACAGATGAATATGGATGTTTTAAAAGAATTTGACAGTTCTGCTTTTAATTATAAGGAAGAATCTGTATTTTGCGAAATTTCAAAAAATTCGGATAACACGAATACCTTCGGGTTTGACTACAAAAATTGTTTTATAAATATCACGTATTTAATCACGGGACTCGTTTCAGGCTTTTTGATATGTATGTGGTATCGTAAAAATAATTAA
- the cyaB gene encoding class IV adenylate cyclase translates to MIEVEIKVSLKDEDSKKILEKLKSLGFEKEETKEQVDTYFNGIDRDFQVTDEALRIRKSLNLDSNKGTIYVTYKGKKLDSISKTREEIEVEILDMDLMYNIFEKLGFKPVHPIRKIRKIYKKEDIEVSFDTVDCVGDYLEIEKVVDDDSKREQALLELLDLLKSLNISNDKLEKRSYLELWRGNCGK, encoded by the coding sequence ATGATCGAAGTTGAAATAAAGGTTAGTTTAAAAGACGAAGATTCTAAAAAAATACTCGAAAAACTAAAAAGTTTAGGTTTTGAAAAAGAAGAAACAAAAGAACAGGTTGATACATATTTTAACGGGATAGATCGGGATTTTCAGGTAACTGACGAGGCATTGAGGATAAGAAAATCTTTAAATCTTGATTCAAACAAAGGAACAATATATGTTACATACAAAGGTAAAAAATTAGATTCAATTTCAAAAACAAGAGAAGAAATTGAAGTAGAAATTTTGGACATGGATTTAATGTACAATATTTTTGAAAAACTTGGATTTAAACCAGTTCACCCGATCAGGAAAATAAGAAAAATTTACAAAAAAGAGGATATTGAAGTTTCATTTGACACCGTGGATTGTGTTGGGGATTATCTTGAAATCGAAAAAGTTGTAGATGATGATTCAAAAAGGGAGCAGGCTCTTTTAGAACTTTTAGATTTACTGAAAAGTTTAAATATTAGTAATGATAAATTGGAAAAGAGATCTTATTTAGAATTATGGAGAGGGAACTGTGGAAAATAG
- a CDS encoding 2-isopropylmalate synthase, with translation MESYLNSNEIIKNSLKSMKLPEKVRVFDTTLRDGEQTPGVSLMPEQKMDIAKNLSEIGVDAIEAGFPVSSEGEQESIKNITSLGLDAEICGLARAVKKDIDIAIDCGVDSIHTFIATSPLHREYKLKMSKEKIIDIAVESIEYIKEHGVIVEFSAEDATRTELDYLKEVYKKAVEAGADRINVPDTVGVMVPNSMSYLIKELKNDINVPISVHCHNDFGIAVSNSVAAVEAGAEQVHCTVNGLGERAGNASLEETVMTLNMVYGINTNVNTKMLTKLSKLVSHYTGIKTQPNKAIVGENSFAHESGIHAHGVLANALTYEPIDPEIVGNRRRIVLGKHSGAHAIKSKLSEIGVEVGEIVSEEQFHEIVERVKAIGDKGKIVTDADVMAIAEDITKRTLKSERIVDLEQFAVMTGNNVLPTASVALKVKDKIYKTSELGVGPVDAALKAIQAAVGENIRLNEYNISAISGGTDAIAEVTVRLENQEKEVIAKATGDDVVKASVEAVIDGINKLMG, from the coding sequence ATGGAATCTTATTTAAACAGCAACGAAATTATCAAAAACTCCCTAAAATCAATGAAACTGCCAGAAAAAGTACGTGTTTTTGATACTACGCTAAGGGATGGAGAACAAACTCCAGGAGTCTCCCTAATGCCTGAACAAAAAATGGATATTGCAAAAAATCTAAGTGAAATCGGTGTTGATGCAATAGAAGCAGGCTTTCCAGTTTCTTCAGAAGGAGAACAGGAATCTATTAAAAATATAACGTCTCTAGGGCTGGATGCAGAAATCTGCGGACTTGCAAGAGCCGTTAAAAAAGATATCGATATTGCAATTGACTGTGGAGTTGACAGTATCCACACGTTTATTGCTACTTCTCCACTGCACAGGGAATACAAACTAAAAATGAGTAAAGAAAAGATTATCGATATTGCAGTTGAATCTATCGAATATATCAAAGAACACGGTGTAATTGTAGAATTTTCCGCGGAAGATGCTACAAGAACGGAACTTGATTACTTAAAAGAAGTTTACAAAAAAGCAGTTGAAGCTGGAGCTGACAGGATAAATGTTCCAGATACCGTTGGAGTTATGGTTCCAAATTCGATGTCTTATTTAATAAAAGAATTAAAAAACGATATAAACGTTCCAATATCTGTACACTGCCACAACGACTTTGGAATTGCGGTATCAAACTCTGTTGCAGCAGTTGAAGCTGGAGCCGAACAGGTGCACTGTACTGTAAACGGCCTTGGTGAAAGAGCAGGAAATGCATCATTAGAAGAAACAGTGATGACATTAAACATGGTTTATGGAATTAACACTAATGTAAATACAAAAATGTTAACAAAACTCTCAAAACTGGTTTCACACTACACCGGAATTAAAACACAACCTAATAAAGCTATTGTTGGTGAAAATTCATTTGCACACGAAAGTGGAATTCACGCACACGGTGTTTTAGCAAATGCCTTAACATACGAACCAATTGATCCAGAAATAGTTGGAAACAGACGTAGAATTGTTCTTGGAAAACACAGTGGTGCTCATGCAATAAAATCAAAACTCTCAGAAATCGGTGTTGAAGTTGGTGAAATTGTTTCAGAAGAGCAGTTTCATGAAATAGTTGAAAGAGTAAAAGCAATTGGCGACAAAGGAAAAATCGTAACAGATGCAGATGTAATGGCAATTGCAGAAGATATTACGAAAAGAACACTCAAATCGGAAAGAATAGTTGATTTAGAACAGTTTGCAGTAATGACTGGAAATAATGTGCTTCCAACTGCAAGCGTTGCATTGAAAGTAAAAGATAAGATTTATAAAACATCTGAACTTGGAGTAGGACCTGTTGATGCTGCACTAAAAGCAATTCAGGCAGCAGTTGGTGAAAATATCCGATTAAACGAATACAACATCAGCGCAATTTCTGGAGGAACCGACGCCATTGCAGAAGTTACAGTTAGACTTGAAAATCAAGAAAAAGAAGTTATAGCAAAAGCTACTGGCGATGACGTTGTTAAAGCATCAGTAGAAGCAGTTATCGATGGAATAAACAAATTAATGGGTTAA
- a CDS encoding IMPACT family protein has translation MDENSYKTLKSFSKVELIFKGSLFLGYGKPVKSEVEAKEFIDRIKEIHSDATHNVSAYRINIENNFAMKYDDDGELQGSSGKPIYKVIELKNLQNTVIVVTRYFGGVKLGYGGLVKAYSDTATEVINSSGILEVFEKSYLVLEFDYSEIQKIKDISKIFGKIVDENYSDVVRFKLEIKKGLEDEFTKKLVNLTKNKIKIHNL, from the coding sequence TTGGACGAAAATTCCTACAAAACACTTAAATCTTTTTCAAAAGTGGAACTTATCTTTAAAGGTTCACTATTCCTTGGTTATGGAAAACCCGTAAAAAGCGAGGTTGAAGCAAAAGAATTTATTGACAGAATTAAAGAAATTCACTCCGATGCAACACACAATGTTTCTGCATATCGGATAAATATTGAAAATAATTTTGCAATGAAATACGACGATGATGGTGAACTACAGGGAAGTTCAGGTAAGCCGATCTACAAGGTTATTGAATTAAAAAATCTTCAAAATACAGTAATTGTTGTTACAAGGTATTTTGGCGGAGTTAAATTAGGATACGGGGGCCTTGTAAAAGCATACAGCGATACTGCAACTGAAGTTATAAATTCAAGCGGAATTTTAGAAGTTTTTGAAAAGTCTTATCTAGTTTTAGAGTTTGATTATTCAGAAATACAAAAAATTAAAGATATATCAAAGATTTTTGGAAAAATCGTTGATGAAAACTATTCAGACGTTGTAAGATTTAAATTAGAAATTAAAAAAGGACTTGAAGATGAATTTACTAAAAAACTGGTTAATTTAACAAAAAATAAAATAAAAATCCATAATTTATAA
- a CDS encoding NosD domain-containing protein, whose product MGGWTAHAFIVIDKPGEYTVTTGFANNSLDSNSIVFLINNTENVTLDCNEMSFTTNTTNSSILVYAYNSSNIVVKNMNANWSKDTIIFENVNDSTIENSEIITEGYSIKLEDSYGATISGNDITVANGEYYGIYVDGNLENGTIFGNTINVTNNNNVCGIYTVSNITNSVISGNTITVNTDRNAYAICADEYIVDSTIENNVIDLVAGDDGYTEALGISAYDEDILNTTISGNNITAEAYWWACGIDAYYVMYSEIENNVINVTARGNDEVYADGIYADYNITNNVISGNNITAYSNDWACGIDAYSGDIVDSTIEDNVIDVYVYDYYNYGEAFGIYAYYNINNTEILRNTLTANASYEAYGICTSDNDIVDSTIEDNVIDLIANGEYFYENLYAYTYAICADDYINNSVISRNIITAESCYETDGIEAYDESIIDSTIEDNVIDLIATGDSNYIYAIYADEYTINSSISGNTITANASDEAFGVYLYYYVTNTTISDNQVTIISESDSEDEAYGIYLYYGAETSIISSNSVITYGNYSHGIEFDDYGDIINVTISDNTITTYGEDAYGISIEYDMYDSIITGNTVNTFGNDSYGIYTYYDIYDSKISDNTITTYGDYAYGIELYDDDYYNVTLAQNTVTTYGEDAYGISIEYDMYDSIITGNTVNTFGNDSYGIYTYYSVTNTTISSNTVTTEGSWAYGIYIYDDPLIDSTISDNAVTTAGYEAYGIYIEYGAENSNISGNTVITNGEDTYALYLYDVTTSSIFENTFTSGDYAIYINSSEENRFYLNNIDGLLNNGTDNYFVSSETITYSYNGKSYTSILGNYWVGYDESDTNGDGIIDTPYTLNGTNDTKPLADMWNDGEIGNYVAPSRSSGGSGRSYDSDISDEIESKVIKNFVSSATVLFGNGIDEQYAVQLRERVTDANGYTISGNAVIVGGPNANGFAKEYNDQFEMPISNDYPGENRGIIQVMDIQDNSGTIIRSYTIVYIAGSDRLGTQAALEYFKTLDELPEGPIMIEWTANGPVVVE is encoded by the coding sequence ATGGGCGGATGGACAGCTCACGCGTTTATAGTTATTGATAAACCGGGTGAATATACGGTAACAACAGGTTTTGCAAACAATTCATTGGATAGCAATAGTATTGTATTTTTAATTAACAATACTGAAAATGTTACACTCGATTGTAACGAAATGTCTTTTACAACCAACACAACAAACTCAAGTATTCTGGTTTACGCTTACAATTCAAGCAATATTGTAGTTAAAAACATGAATGCTAACTGGTCTAAAGATACAATTATTTTTGAAAATGTTAATGATTCAACAATTGAAAACTCAGAAATTATTACTGAAGGCTATTCAATCAAGTTAGAAGATTCTTACGGAGCTACGATTTCAGGAAATGACATTACCGTTGCAAATGGTGAATACTACGGTATTTATGTTGACGGAAATCTTGAAAACGGCACTATTTTTGGAAATACAATTAATGTTACAAATAACAACAATGTTTGTGGTATCTACACAGTATCAAATATTACAAACAGCGTAATTTCAGGAAATACCATTACAGTAAATACAGACCGTAATGCTTACGCTATTTGCGCTGATGAATATATTGTGGACTCAACGATTGAAAATAACGTAATCGATTTAGTTGCTGGCGATGATGGATATACTGAAGCTTTAGGTATTAGTGCCTACGACGAAGATATTCTCAATACCACAATTTCAGGAAATAACATTACAGCAGAGGCATACTGGTGGGCCTGCGGTATTGACGCATACTATGTTATGTACTCAGAAATTGAAAATAACGTAATCAATGTTACTGCAAGGGGCAATGATGAGGTATACGCTGACGGTATCTATGCAGATTATAATATTACCAACAACGTAATTTCAGGAAATAATATTACGGCATACTCAAACGACTGGGCTTGTGGTATTGACGCATACTCCGGTGACATCGTAGACTCAACAATCGAAGATAACGTAATCGACGTTTATGTCTATGATTATTATAACTACGGTGAAGCATTTGGTATCTACGCATATTATAATATCAACAACACCGAAATTTTAAGAAATACACTCACAGCAAACGCATCGTACGAAGCTTACGGTATTTGCACATCTGATAATGATATCGTAGACTCAACAATCGAAGATAACGTAATCGACCTTATCGCTAATGGTGAGTATTTCTACGAAAATCTTTACGCCTATACTTACGCTATTTGCGCAGATGATTATATCAACAACAGCGTAATTTCAAGAAATATTATCACAGCAGAATCATGCTACGAAACTGATGGTATCGAAGCATACGATGAGAGTATAATAGATTCAACAATCGAAGATAACGTAATCGACCTTATCGCTACTGGTGATTCTAATTATATTTACGCCATATATGCTGATGAATACACGATAAACTCAAGCATCTCTGGAAATACCATTACAGCAAACGCATCCGACGAAGCTTTTGGTGTTTATTTATACTACTATGTTACAAATACCACAATTTCTGATAACCAAGTCACTATTATTTCAGAGAGTGACAGTGAAGATGAAGCTTACGGTATTTACCTTTACTATGGTGCAGAAACCAGCATTATATCAAGTAACTCGGTTATAACTTATGGAAATTACTCACATGGTATAGAATTCGATGATTATGGCGATATAATCAATGTAACAATTTCCGACAACACCATTACAACGTACGGTGAAGATGCTTATGGTATAAGTATCGAGTACGACATGTATGACAGCATAATTACAGGAAATACTGTGAATACATTTGGAAATGATTCTTACGGTATTTACACTTACTACGATATATATGACAGTAAAATTTCCGACAACACCATTACAACGTACGGTGATTATGCCTATGGTATAGAATTGTATGATGATGATTACTACAATGTAACGTTGGCGCAAAATACGGTCACAACGTACGGTGAAGATGCTTATGGTATAAGTATCGAGTACGACATGTATGACAGCATAATTACAGGAAATACTGTGAATACATTTGGAAATGATTCTTACGGTATTTACACGTACTACTCTGTTACAAATACGACAATTTCGAGTAACACAGTCACAACAGAAGGATCATGGGCTTACGGTATCTACATCTACGACGATCCACTCATAGATTCGACAATTTCCGACAACGCAGTGACAACAGCCGGATACGAAGCTTACGGTATTTACATTGAATATGGGGCTGAAAACAGCAATATCTCAGGTAACACGGTTATAACAAATGGTGAAGATACTTACGCTCTTTATTTATATGATGTAACAACTTCGTCCATATTTGAAAACACATTCACCTCAGGTGATTATGCAATATACATTAACAGCTCAGAAGAAAACAGATTCTACTTAAATAACATTGATGGATTATTAAACAATGGAACAGACAACTACTTTGTTTCAAGTGAAACAATAACTTACAGCTACAATGGAAAATCATACACCAGTATTCTTGGAAACTATTGGGTAGGTTATGATGAATCTGATACGAATGGTGACGGTATAATCGATACACCATACACACTAAACGGTACAAATGATACAAAACCACTCGCTGACATGTGGAATGACGGTGAAATTGGAAACTACGTTGCACCATCAAGATCATCCGGCGGTAGTGGAAGAAGTTACGATTCAGACATTTCAGATGAAATCGAATCAAAAGTTATTAAAAACTTCGTTTCAAGTGCAACCGTGCTCTTTGGAAACGGAATTGATGAACAATATGCAGTTCAATTACGAGAAAGAGTAACCGATGCAAACGGCTACACAATTTCTGGAAATGCAGTAATTGTTGGTGGGCCAAACGCAAATGGCTTTGCAAAAGAATACAACGACCAGTTTGAAATGCCAATTTCAAACGACTATCCTGGTGAAAACAGGGGAATTATTCAGGTTATGGATATTCAAGACAACTCTGGAACAATCATTAGAAGTTATACAATTGTATATATTGCAGGAAGTGACAGATTAGGAACACAAGCTGCTTTAGAATACTTTAAAACTTTGGATGAGTTGCCAGAAGGCCCAATCATGATTGAATGGACTGCAAATGGACCTGTAGTTGTTGAATAA
- a CDS encoding Rrf2 family transcriptional regulator, translating into MKIDGLTEKILTLLKKHSTTREIAAELETHPKNIDRYIRVLRDLGFVETKKGKTGGVFLTNEGRYVLKKKNINLITIKVQVVAEDKIGLLASISSKISEINGNILSTTLEKEGNKVRVWLVIENLEFNDLKDNLKEITDKVVLL; encoded by the coding sequence ATGAAAATTGATGGGCTTACTGAAAAAATACTTACACTGCTTAAAAAACACAGCACTACTCGAGAGATTGCAGCTGAACTTGAAACCCACCCCAAAAATATTGATAGATATATCCGTGTATTAAGGGATCTCGGGTTTGTCGAAACTAAAAAAGGGAAAACCGGTGGAGTTTTTTTAACTAACGAAGGAAGGTACGTTTTAAAGAAAAAAAATATAAATTTAATTACAATTAAGGTTCAGGTAGTTGCAGAGGATAAAATAGGGCTTTTGGCAAGCATATCATCTAAAATTTCCGAGATAAATGGAAATATTTTATCGACCACACTTGAAAAGGAAGGAAATAAAGTAAGGGTCTGGCTGGTTATAGAAAATCTTGAATTTAATGATTTAAAAGACAATTTAAAAGAAATAACTGATAAAGTGGTGCTTTTATGA
- the moaC gene encoding cyclic pyranopterin monophosphate synthase MoaC, with protein MLTHVDENGVKMVDVSNKKDVERICTAVGFIKLKKSTIEKITKKELIKGDVLTTAQVAGVMAVKNTSNIIPMCHPLPIESIKVNFEIFEDRIKAETRVKATYKTGIEMESLTGVSVALLTIWDMVKAIEKDEFGQYPDTQIYGIEVTEKIKKE; from the coding sequence GTGCTTACACATGTTGATGAAAATGGCGTAAAAATGGTCGATGTTTCCAATAAAAAGGATGTCGAACGAATTTGTACAGCAGTTGGTTTTATAAAACTTAAAAAATCAACCATTGAAAAAATTACGAAAAAAGAACTTATAAAAGGCGATGTTTTAACCACTGCTCAGGTTGCAGGGGTTATGGCAGTTAAAAACACCTCAAATATCATTCCAATGTGCCACCCGCTTCCAATTGAATCTATAAAAGTTAACTTTGAGATTTTTGAAGACAGAATAAAAGCAGAAACAAGAGTAAAAGCAACTTACAAAACTGGAATCGAGATGGAGAGTTTAACAGGGGTTTCTGTTGCACTTTTAACGATTTGGGACATGGTAAAAGCAATTGAAAAAGATGAATTTGGACAGTACCCGGACACCCAAATTTATGGAATAGAAGTTACTGAAAAAATAAAAAAAGAATAA
- the tfrB gene encoding fumarate reductase (CoM/CoB) subunit TfrB, with amino-acid sequence MKTFTITVKKTEGFKKFEVPVGLTVLDALEYINKTYGENIQFRSSCKAGQCGSCAVMINKKSKLACKTKVEDNMIIEPLEGFDVISDLVVDREPYYKKIGTLRNYIQKKNEKITEKELDGLKLYPDDLKDVKKIRGCIDCLSCIAMCPARKYSNYPGPTLMRQLARFAFDPKDEIDREKEAFDENIYNCTTCGRCVEVCPKEIDIVHNAVEKLREKTFKKGYNLDSHLEVRKNVLSQNRSVPKEKTSFLEEVSDEYIVENEKMRVAFFTGCLVDFRLQEIGKSAIRVLNAHGVSVIIPKNQVCCGSPFIRTGQTDISESLKKQNLEIFNDLNVDSVVTLCAGCGSTLKNDYKEKEFKVMDITEVLVKVGLIDYKPLDITVTYHDPCHLRRGQKVYLEPRKILESIPKLKFLEMEIPDQCCGAGGGVRSGKPEVADAIGKRKANMIYATDADYLITVCPFCEYHIRDSLTKYLKEHGLKKDIPVMNIISLLDKVI; translated from the coding sequence GTGAAGACTTTTACAATTACTGTAAAAAAAACAGAAGGATTTAAAAAATTTGAAGTTCCGGTAGGACTCACAGTTTTAGATGCTCTTGAATATATCAATAAAACTTACGGCGAAAATATTCAATTCAGGTCGTCATGTAAGGCCGGGCAGTGTGGAAGCTGTGCAGTGATGATAAATAAAAAATCAAAGCTTGCATGTAAAACCAAAGTCGAAGATAATATGATTATCGAGCCTCTTGAAGGTTTTGACGTAATTTCCGACCTCGTAGTTGACAGAGAACCATATTATAAAAAAATTGGAACACTTAGAAATTACATTCAAAAAAAGAATGAGAAAATTACCGAAAAAGAATTGGACGGGTTAAAATTATATCCTGATGATTTAAAGGATGTAAAAAAAATCAGGGGATGTATTGATTGTTTAAGCTGCATTGCAATGTGTCCTGCAAGAAAATATTCTAATTATCCCGGACCCACATTAATGAGACAGCTTGCAAGATTTGCATTTGACCCAAAAGACGAAATTGATAGAGAAAAGGAAGCATTTGACGAAAATATTTACAACTGTACAACTTGTGGACGCTGTGTTGAAGTCTGTCCAAAAGAGATAGATATTGTCCACAATGCAGTTGAAAAATTGCGGGAAAAAACATTTAAAAAAGGATACAATTTAGACAGCCACCTTGAAGTTAGAAAAAACGTGCTGTCACAAAATAGGTCAGTTCCAAAAGAAAAAACTTCATTTTTAGAAGAAGTTTCAGATGAATACATCGTAGAAAATGAAAAAATGAGGGTTGCATTTTTTACAGGATGCCTTGTTGATTTCAGACTTCAAGAAATTGGAAAAAGTGCAATAAGGGTTTTAAATGCACACGGGGTTTCCGTAATTATTCCTAAAAATCAAGTATGCTGTGGATCGCCATTTATTCGTACAGGTCAGACTGATATTTCAGAAAGTCTAAAAAAACAAAATCTTGAAATTTTTAATGATCTAAATGTTGATTCTGTAGTTACATTGTGTGCTGGTTGCGGAAGCACTTTAAAGAACGATTACAAAGAAAAAGAATTCAAAGTAATGGATATTACGGAAGTTTTAGTTAAAGTTGGTTTAATTGATTACAAACCACTGGATATTACGGTAACATATCACGACCCATGCCACCTTAGGCGCGGTCAAAAAGTATACCTCGAACCTCGTAAAATATTGGAAAGCATTCCAAAGCTGAAATTCCTTGAAATGGAAATTCCGGACCAGTGTTGTGGAGCAGGTGGCGGAGTAAGGTCTGGAAAACCTGAAGTAGCTGACGCAATAGGTAAAAGAAAAGCAAATATGATTTATGCAACTGATGCAGATTATTTAATTACCGTATGTCCGTTTTGTGAATACCACATAAGAGATAGTTTAACAAAATATCTTAAAGAACACGGGTTAAAAAAAGATATTCCTGTAATGAATATAATTTCACTGCTTGATAAAGTGATTTAA